The genomic region AATTTGTGGAAATGTGCGGCGCTTCATGCGCTTTTTGATTTTAACTCTATTTTGAACTAATGAATTGTATCTAAAGCATTTGATTTGAGCTGTGTTCACtagtttatatacttatatagcgTATTTGAGTTATGTTTTCGTTACGACTTAACTTTAGGGGCGtgtataatacataaaaattttgtacGTTGCTAAAGTATTATGTGCGttgaaacgaaatattttcGGCGTCTCTACATTTTATTCAATATGAGTTTGTATATTTGGTAAGCTGTCcagtgtgtgttgtttttgtttgcttaaattAGTGTTGAATTGTTGCTATcggtatttcatttatttcattattcaaatttactttttattatttttatttaaaatttccctACTTTTAATTACGTTAAAGTCTTCTATTTCGATTTGtttgatttgatttcatttgatttgaattgtttataaataagcttagtttatttaaattttatatactaagTAGTTTGCTTAGACTGGCATCTCAGCGCTTCTTGGATTTTTTGCtgtaaattaaaactatttgaaaaatgcaTCGTAGAATATCGTTTCTTTGTTGTCGTTATTTGCTTCCCTTTTGTTACGCTTTAAAGTATTTcattgatataattttttccattgtgtAGCTACTCAAGTTCGTATTTATTTTAACTAGTAACATATATACCAGGGtggttaatgtttttgttttcgcatCGTAccgttgaaattattaaaattggtTGATAGTCACCTCTGAGAAAGGCACGCCAAGTGCGAGCTTTTAATTTGTAGGGAGGAACCTTCGCCTAAAGGTTTTCTATTTTCTCTTAATAACAGAAAGAAAATGTGTACCTCACTTCCGGCTCCTTgggaaaatatatgaatttgtgGATTTGATAGGAAATTTAATGCTATTCAAAAAAGATGCACGAAGTTTTATTCGTAGAGCTAACCGTTTTAGGGATATTAGCagttaaaattgtattatttcatataaaatttgtttcttatgAATCtacgaaataaaaattaattattatgacTCAAAACTTCcatgttttttaagaaatttcgaatttgttttaaaattttgttataattattttttatttattttttcgttgatttttgatgatgaatgtcTTTTAAATGCTTAACTGActcgaaaaattatttagacGACTTTTGTGGAGCAGAAAATTTCCTGTGCcttaaaatagtcaaatttcaaccgttggTATATTTGAAACGGTTAAATATACGAAAAAACGTTGAAGAACATTTAATAgaacatttattttcatataaaaccaATCAGACAAAATATTTGTTCGAATAGTCGAAAGCttgacaaaaatttgtttaactaGTAATAAGAAAATATCGAAAAGATAGGTGGAGGACCTTCCCCTTACAATTAAGAGCTGGGTCAAatcacgtcaagtggtccatcaaaatttcgaaaaatctccgattttgaaaattagcagttcattaagaaggggaccagacgcataccccgtgatataaatatttcatcaaaattctttttttgttaaagttattgaaggttgaaatttagagcacgataaaattgtaaaattattttctcataaactactggaataaatcgatgaaattttgtgaagtcaaagaaaaatgttcggtCATGTCAAACCACGGCAGACCCAGCTCATACCTGGAAAGCCTTTTTAGAGTTGTCtatcaaccaatatttctgAGCAcccagcaaaaaaatatttctttttcttatccacccaaataaataaattaaaatattattatcagtAATATATGAGTCTATATATacctatacatttttttttatttaaaatgcaacaccaaaaatgtttattttttttgaataatatctagcttaaaaattaaataatgttaaTTAAACACGTTCAGTAGAAAAATTTTAGCATGGAGAGTCTTTGTgcaataattatgtatgtatacactgcTGAGTTATTCACTTTCATCAACAAGCTAGATTAATATGGTATTTAGTCCATACCATTTCCTCACACGTTTCACTTATGAATTacttaataaatacatttgttcTATACTAGCGCATTGTTGGCTTttgctacttttttaaatatttaattaaaatatactaaatgttttatttgttttaaactttCATCACACTGCATTTCTATTCCTTATTGAATGTGAAAATTCGTAGTTGGTTGTAACACTGTTGGGTTGAAGTTCAAAGAATAAATGTTTactcgggtccgacaagacatcgcagccgattggaagttgcaccacgacaacggcatagctcacaccgcctttcttgtgaatagCTACCTAATGAAGGTCTAACCAAggcccaacgcttccgcagccgtcctacagcccagatgtggcccctctcgaactttttttgtttccttgcctgaaaaggccgaaaggcaagcattttgagacgacagagaatgccttccgtgacgccttcaatgcttggaaatcgcgctggcggAGCTGCTTCGACGCAAAAGGAgctcattttgaaaatttttacagaattggttgaataaatttttttaaatcgactcaatcctattactttccaaaaatttgtaaaaaaaaaactcaaaagagATATCGCTAAATTTGGTGTAAGTTAGTTTAGGTTAGGTATATAGACTGATTTTTTGGAAGGCCACGAATAATCTCATTTGGATAGCGAGAGATAGTCCGTTGTGATGCCCAGAATTCCTCAGTACGGATCAAAATGACCATCGCTTATCTACAAAGCGCCCAAAGTTAGCCACAACTTTATTTAGACGGTTAGTACATATCTACTCCAACTAATTTTCCGGGTTCGTAGAAAGTGTGACAAGCAAGATGTTTAGTTTGGCGAAAGGTTGACAGTGAAGGAGAAACTATATATTTCTACCTCATCTTCCTCCCTTCAACTTTGAAAAGTTgcataatgtaaaatatttagcttGAAGGCGTTAGTGCCAATGGTTTAGTGTCCAATTATGGCAGCTATTATTGCGACCAATTGAACCTTGATAAAAGCTATTTGTTCCATGGACCTTTTACGTTTCACTTTGGGCCAGAAATCTTTCATAAAGTCACAAGTGCTGATTGCAGACCAACGATTACTGAGCCAGCGCGAAGCCCATAGATCTTACGCCCAAGCGTACGATCACCCCATCGTTCTCATCCTGAAAGGTTTTGATTAAGGCTGCATTTTCTTGCGATCTCATCGAAATTATAGATTTCGGCGTTTCCGTTGTGACCAGGcaccaaataaatttaatatggaaGTAACTTGATGTAATTGACTAAAGTTCAGCTTACTGTCAGCGAGCTCAGGCCCTGAATAACAGATCAGCTGCAACTTGGGAGAAGTATAGTATATCTGCTACTGCTTGATGGCTGCCACTTCTGCTTGAAACACACTATAGTGGTCTGCCCGTCTGAAAAAGAAAGAGTTGATCGAGAGCTCCCGAAGGCTTTCTCTCCCGCTCTCAATAACCTACTCATTGAGCTTCGATCCATCAGTGTGAAAGTTCATAGCGCCTACATATTTTCCAGTAACTCCGACTCACCCACATATATCCTTTGGAGATATGTGCGTCTAGAAGATGACGCTGAGAGTTGGCTTCGTGATGAGAGAGATTTCGGAATGTCCCTCTCTGGGACTATTAATGTGTCAGGAGTCTATTAATTCATACATTTTCCGTCCACAGGTACTATATGAGGAATGACATTAAGTGCTATCGTTGGTGTTGCGCATAGTTTCATTTTTTGTAGCTATTAGCAGCGCTCTTTAAGGAGAGTAGTgaaaattacaagaaaaaaatataatatttatattcattaataacaaaggataattGTATACTGAGGCCTTTACTCTGAGTATCAGACGAAGCTAGTAAAGAAAGGGGGTACCGTAAGTATCACTcgatttctattttaatttttggtcaCCTACTCTTTGTctgtatttatttaaacaagTGCTCATTCGATTCGCCATTACTGAAAGTGGGAtgaattatcaaaaataagtttGATAAATCAAGCAATACTTTCTTTGCCCATTTACGAACAACAGTGTCACCAACTTCGCTATTTATTTTCACCACTAACTTCTACACAACGTTATATGcttcttatttatttacatatacataaggtATATGAGTTCATAGctcaatatttacatatttttcttcatttacatACACTGGATATCCAAATTCTAGACCGTTATTCATATCATATTTACTCATAAATTACACATTAATTATTGTATCGTTCAACGTCCgctacacaaattgatctaaatttcatataaaattatccaaacacacacataaacatatgtacgcaAATATTTGGCGGTAATTAAAATGTTGACGTCAGAACAAACATCGAGAATGACTTTATGTGGTACTTAAAGCAAAGAATTCATTAACTTAACAACAGTTTATCTGCCCAgttgtttttgatttaaaattaattgtcgTGTGCTATCCATTTGAAATTCTTCCATTTGACAATAAACAAGATATCTgcggaattattttttatttgagaatttgtttgaatatttttttgaattttgtaagtttttgttttttaaatatttcaatatatttttttttattttttaatatttttttatattttttttaaattttttttttttggtgaatgaagtttgttgttgtggttgagGTATGCATGTTTGTGAGTAGAACACATCATAAACGAGGGAAAAATGGAAGAAACGACGAAAACGTTGATGGTTAGTTAGGTTTTggttttcttgcttttttatttaaatatttttcgcttttttttcttttcatctaAGTGAATtctttattacaaataatatgtaTGATCATTCTGATTTCACAAACACATGAAGATAATAATGAACTACGAGCAGTACAAATGGAACAAGTAATTAGCAGCAGCTTAGTACATacttagtacatatgtaaatgcatacaaAGAGAACacatttatgttttgtttttcgattttttttatttttttcagaaaaagaaATTTGCTAATGAAGTTCTATCGAATGCAGTGGGACATGATGACGTTAATGAGGTGAGAGAGTAATGATGAGTAATGGAAATTATGCAAATGATTTTCAATGCGAATGCGAATATGAATGCAGCAACTGAAAAGCGAACGGAACTGGCATACACAGTTAGCAACAGATGCTTGGCAGTGGTGGAGGGATATGAATGAATTTATGCGAAAGCaagtgaaatgaaatggaataaaGAGCGGCAGTGTTGTCGGTTGGATGACtgaagtttgttttttttaattgtttgtgaagtaaattttttacaacattCAAAGCAGCGCTAAACGGcggtttattgaaaaaatgttaagaaaaaaatgtttatggcTTTTGAAGACtgtcattttaattaaaaaataccaataattctttattttttttttataatttttagaaaatttttgagatGTTGTAGGgtcaaaacttaaaaacaaatattttgaaaatagattttttaattttttttttttatttttaaatgttttcagtcaagattgtgataaaaaaattatttcgataacttatttttgaaataatttcctGTAGAGgagaatttaaagaaaaaattccaaaaaaagttagtttcaaaaaaaaaaaatctttcaaaattaaaaagtaaagtatttaatttgaaaaaaaacaattttttttggttcattggaagaaaatgttttgttaaattaaaaaaaacacatttttttgaatgaaccaattgttgaattatttttttcgctcaaattttaaacaaacgAGTAAAAACCATTAGAAAAAACGTTTgttcaaaattaagaaaataaagaaaaaattttcgtttaaaataaaaaatgtaaaaaaaaacattttttctgtaataaaaaaaaatattcgacatGTTTTCgaagtaaagaaaaaagttcaaaaaacagtttttggaaagaatgaattcaaaaaaattttctgtcTATAATAAAACGTAAATTAATATAGCTTGcaagaaaactatttttgagATTCCctctcaaaattcaaaaaaaaaccaCATAAAAATTGTCTTGCAAATTTGAAGaaagaatacatttttttgaaagaaacgAATTCTTGAATTATTTCTTTGGTtcaaattttaagcaaaaaaatatatgaaataaaattttgttaatgttaACCAAAATGATTTTgtgcaatacaaaatttttgagaTGTTTTCGGgccaaaattagaaaaaaatgtatgaaaaatgatttttgaaataattttccgatcagcaaaatttaatgaacaaaTCCAAGAGATTGTTTTCtggaaagaaaaattttacgaaaaaaattttcttgtcGAActtaaaaagtataataaaataattgtaaaaaaagtaatttttttattttatttaatcaatttttttaatgaaagtaattattacaaagaaacaaatttaaaccttttgaacttttttgaaagaaacgaactgttgaattattaattaatttattttctaacaaaaaaaaagtctttcaaatttttaattaaaaaagtaaaaatagaatgtttccttaaaaattaaaaatgtaataaaacattttgtgcaataaattttttttgatattttccaggtcaatattttaattaaaacaacaaaaattaaattaaattaatttttcttatttaataaatttatacttGCGGCGCTTATATCtcttttatgtgtatgtgtgcctgtATGCATGATGAGTTATATGAAATTGGCAGCATGATAAGCACTTTAACGATTACATACCTACAAGTATATAGTTGCTAAATAAAGAAAGCGCTACTGACAGATATCCGTTTTCTATGACCAATTTGTAGTTGTGTAAcgaattacttaaaaatttataattattaaaaaaatatatatattcatcctatataattataataaaacaggcgcaaaaaataaaataaaacaacaaatattaataaaataacaaaaattaataaaaaataattaattaatattaatattattaatataaaaataatgaaatcaatgatattttctaaataaaaataaacccaaaataaattttaagttttaataaaaaaaaaaacaaaatataaatacaaataaatatatatgtatgtatacgtacattttaaatataattttgatataaaaataataaagttacaGTCTAACAAGCGTTTAAAGCGAGCAATAATGGGATTTGAGCGCTAAGGTACGGTGAAAGACATCTTGTGATTATACatgatattttctttgaaataacgatgattttattttcttcaaactaTTGGTGGGTCTATGTGCGTGAAAGTGAACtaacacaaaaaaaagtaaacaaaaatatttttcaaaattaaaaataaataataacaataaaaattaattcaaatgtaatttcttatatacttaaaaattaaataaaaatcatggaacgaaaaaaactaaaaacacagATTCCACTAACAATCAATAACAACAGAAAAAGTACGCAAAAAACAATTTACAACTTAAACGCAGGCATCGTTTCTAtgaacatttgaaaaattaaaacaattttctttctAGCATGTTTACATACTAGTGATAACAAACAcatttatgtaatataaaaGGAATTCTTTACACACTTACGCTACATACACACAGAGATACGAGTAAATTTTGGTGATAATGATAGTAGCAACGATAGATGATATGAATAATTATGCGAAATAAATTTGCCTTACCTTGCGGGCAATATGAGCGCATCGAATTCCGTTGTGAGATGACGTCTTATGATATTCTTAGAGGGTGGTATACCCAGTGCTGTGGCCATGGTGTCACCGGAAAATGAAGGTTCCAATACGACAAGACCGCCATGTACGCCGCTGTCTGTGGTGgagaaaagtaaatttatttttaaaaatttaaatttttttaagaatctgGTAGTTAAATGATAGTAGTATAACCCAGAAATTCACTATTTATATATTACCTTTTAAATTCTCTGCATATTCGCCCAAATCAATTGATCTCGCCCAGCGTATGAAACGCTGATTGGTCCACACAATTGGATCGGTGTCCACATTTTCCGATTGTACACGACGCATGGCCAGTGTTTGGCGATCATATTTCACAATGCGAAGCACGTGGATGCCTGAAATATAAAGATagcaaaatttatagaaaatatgaaatttaaataattttttataattaattcctAATAAGGTTTTATTAACTTTGTGCGAGAATTAAAACTACACATAAAAATTATCACTAAAATactattacatttatattttccgTAGTATCTAACGTTTATATAACCTCAACCTATCCAAAACTTTACATACTACTTGACTCACCATGCACAATACTCGCTTGATGAAATTTCCGCGTCACACCCAAAAACTTCTCCAATTCCTTCTTCGAGAGTGTGTCCAGCATGCGCGCATCAACCAGCGAATGCAAAAACGAATCGGCATATTGTGGTAAACCGATGTCTGGCAGCCATTCGGAAGCCACCCAAGTGTGTCCCAGCTGTGTAATCATTGGATAGCGTACCAATTCTGGTCGACGTTGTTCTTCAATTGCCAAACGTAGCTTTTTACGATGCATGGGATGTACCAAGCCTAAACCGGCTTCCAATTCACCATCGTTCAATTCAAGCAACACCTTGCCACTTTTCACATTCTCCGCACAACGCGTGCTATATTGTGGCATGCCGAGCGCTACCTCCAGCCAGGCGAGCACTTGTGATGCGCGCCATCGCTCCATTGGCAGTTGTGCGGCGTCACGCAGTAGACGCAATTTCTCAGCATAACCCTCTTCAGAGAGTGGACTCCATGAGTAGTCGGCGTCTGAAAGATAGGGAGTTACTAAAATAGACAAAGAATAGATACGCGCATCGGTTAGTGGGTTAGTTGATATGAAAGTATGAATTCAATGACTTTACGACTTACATTCAACAGTGCCATCTGCTGAGAgagctttatttttattacgaGAGCGTGCAAATACACGAGAAATGCTACCCCAAGTACCGCCGCGTCCATTGCGTGCACTTAGTGTGCCGGTTTTTGGTGTGAACTTACGCGCAACTGCGCCCGGACCATCCGACTCTACGGGCGAGCCGAGTTGCTCTACAGATCTGTTGGTAAAAGAAGCAAAATTCCATTAACTTTGAAAGATATTAGTAAGGAAACTGTACCTCGAGTAAGCGGCAGAGTTAAGTGGTGACAAAGTTGGACTACGTTCCTTAGGTGTGCCATCTGTAATGCAAATATTAACAATGCAATAGAACGCTAAACAGTTATCGCACACCTTCTCACTTACATTGATACATATTTTGGCTAGAGACCAGTGAAATGCTATCCGGATCCACTGTTATACATGGGCCATTCTCACAAGTACCATCACTAAAGTTTAAATCGCCACCAGTGCTTTCGCGATCACTGCTGTTTCTTAAACCCGAGTCATTCGAGCAAGAATTACGATCCCCCGCCGTAGCGCCAGAACCTCCACTCAAGCTGCTGCTAAACGCTGACAGTGAATTCGAATTTCCACGCCCACTGTCGTCGTTACGCATTGCACTGTtcgctgttgctgttgcgtTCATTTGGTTGATCATAGCGGAAGCGGCCGATGGCGGTGTTAATGGCGCGAACGACAATAAACTCTCCTGATCGGACAAACAACCGGTTAGTTGGCGTCGCGCCTCTTGTAGTTGATCTTGCAAACGTTGCAGCTGTAGGTCTCGTGCATTCAATTGCTGCGCCAACGCCAACGAACGTTCGGCCTCATCGCGCGCCTGTTTCAGCAATTGCCAACGTTCGCGCTCGCGATCACCGGTCAGTTTTGCATTGTTCGTTTCAGTCTCGCGCACACGATCTTGAAAATTACGTATAAAATCACGCAGTTCCTGTTCCTTGTCTTGCAGCGAGGCGCAGAGTTGCTTCACTTGCGCGAGCAGTTCACTTTTGTCGGCGCGTAATTTTTTACGTTCGATGCGTAATGTCATTATTTGGCTTTTTGCCGAACGTAGCTCGGCTTCCAACCGATCGACGCGTTGTTGTGGCATGCTACCGCTGCCATCGGTTGAATGTGCATCGCCACAGCTATTGGAGTCAGAAAGGTCGACACCGCCAACAGCGCCCTCTGGTGAGTTTTCCAATAGTTTACGGAGGCGGTGTATTTCCGCGCTAAGTCGTTCGTTTTCCTCGCGCAGTTTTGTGGGTGAATCTGGAAGGTAAATAATGAAAACTGtgtcataaatttatttacgaaaaatttaatCTTATCACTCAGAGAATTATTAAAGAAGCATActgaaaactatatttttccgTTTTGGATTTGATGATATATAGAAGCTATAGAGACTTAGTATTGTGTTAATAAGTTAGTATTCTCTTGCTGAGCTTTATTGGTATTGTAAAACTTGTTTCGCAGAGTGTTTTTGATGATCTAGCTTATTGTAGTTATTGTTCTGAACCTTTGCACTGTCCACGAAGCCATTCCTTTGTACCCTCAGCGCCTCAAATCACTCATAATTATGTTAATTATagcaattgaaatttaattattttgttgtcaAAGTAGACAAACAGCTTAACAGCAAATCTATGAAATTACCATGGTAGCGACGAATTAGTGAAAGCACTGTATATTAAACGAGAAAGCAGCTGTTTGAGTGGTGGGAAAGCAAAGATCAACAAAATTAGCGCAACACAGTGCTAAAACAATTGCATTAATTCGAAATACGCTGCTAATTAAGCGAACAACAGCGACAAAGAGCAAACGCGTGGAACAATGTTCCAGGaatgaatgatttgtaaacaaatatctaAATTGAATAGAGTTGCTATTTTACAATGTAACTGAAGGCGTATAATGAGACTAAGTGGATTTAAGTGAAACAGTAATGAGGTTGCATTAGTTGTAggtattcaaatatattcaaacttgaatttgcatatacatacagacatatatcCTAGTATatgaataatatattattaatgaaCTGGTGAGCTAATATTTGTATTCTAAATTAAGTAGCAATAGACTTGAAGCTGATGAAGAACATTATTACTTACTCTAAATTTAATtatcaaatttgacccagacttgcaaatatatttctttcttatttcattacaaatcattcgaattttttaatgtctttttaaattttacaactcGCCTAaagtattttgataaattttcaagttgatcctggtaatagttttggagatacagccttgataACTTGTGTCCCACTTTTATTGTCACTAAAATTTCTTAacgagtttttctcgaaactgtctTTTAGAAGTCGATTGGTAAGATTTTTCGGGAACTAcacaaccgatcttcatgaaatttttaacagGTCTTTAAGATACAATTCCTAAAGACTTGAACAAAGGATTTTTTGTTGATCAcagctatttgaaaaaaatgtcgctaaattttcattgaaattataACTTTTTGGTATAAATGTCTGCGAAAAatccaaatttcagtttttttccttcttcCAAGAtttaagttaagattttaactaaaacgcATTCAATTTTACCGGAAATTGCGTCGTAATgttcgagtttaaaatatttctttccaaaaatttcagaattacttttttaatattatatatttgtaataaagaattctaattaaatatttaattttttatatgagaacaaattgttcaaaaagGCGGTTTTTGGCCCCAGGGAACACATGTAACTCCCTAATCCTcttttccatacacttgttattAGTTTCGGTTGTGATGGCTTTCAGTGTTATCAGCGAATTTTAGGTTTTTTGTATTCGGCTCTTTTTGGAAGTCTCATTCGGTAGATTGTTGGacatttttaatgtacatacatattcataaacATCAATTATGATGcatttgatgaatgtagggttCTCAACTATATTTTCAAGGACCTCTATTGCGACATCTATCGACCATCGATTTTGCAAGAAATTCAGTCATTTTGGTAAAAGTCTAGAATTttcacgcttcatacccaaaacgtTAACTAAAAAGTGTTGGGTAGATCCATAAGAGGTGTTGAGATCGTCTCCTATCATTGTGGTAAACGACTGTATGACTTCAACTTCTTCAAaatatcgtcattaacagagatGGATGGAGGACACGAATGCGGTAAATTATCGATGATTTCCTGAGCTACGCTTAATGTTTTTTGCCACTGAGTAAAGAACCAACGCCTATTTTTCGAATCattgttttcttaaaatatacaATCGTGTTTATATTATCCATAAACCATTTAAGCTTACTTCGATGAgccctttttatacaattttaccGTTCTAACGGCGATCAGATATCCCATGAAACATCTTGAAACTCCAAATCCATGAACAGACAAGCTTCTATAATCAAGTGCATTTTGGACAAAACTCACATCAAGGAGTTGCACAATGCATAAGTTGACTCGTCTGTAAATATTACATTGCTCCAATCAAGGTTGATGTTTTCTTGCgcccttatgactaaaaattgttgatttgaaaaaaactgCTCAAGCCTCTAGGCACCGAATGTGTGGGTAAATTGCGTATTGTAGATCATTGAAATTCAGCGATAATTCTTTCCTAATAGTGGTATATCTGTGGGTCAAAAATGGGTTGGTTCGTTGATTGTTTTTTGAACatcgataaaatattttagcaatttttggttCTCGAGTTAAGCTCTTTTATGAAGTGGTTTCTGGCAAAGATATATGGATGCCTCTTTGTATACGTAACTTGCATTAGTGACTCCATTAACAGAGCGCTATCAAATTCTGTTTAAATGCAAATTGTAGTTATAAATGAATGTTTggctgtatgtatatatttacgtgtctgtatgcatgtacatctatatatatgtgttCGAAGCAGCTTAGCCTTGAGTGAAagtttcggttgcagctttC from Bactrocera tryoni isolate S06 chromosome 3, CSIRO_BtryS06_freeze2, whole genome shotgun sequence harbors:
- the LOC120772533 gene encoding kazrin isoform X5, whose product is MQINGTSSGPTMAASEPPEPPPRNPDRINASLHKLSESKNIKSLDSSIATINEKTINNNKPLKPILSLDHGNSAVGNTTSFSNNAATATPASNSKGAIAASATTAITTTNISSTTNLSSGSTTLQSTTPAAPLVYTKRAAAAAAAATPATTATTTTVVDITSGVNTGDSVSPLSSNGSSSNQTLISPMTIDNQQHRLSFPNKNEVHAALMAQQQQQHLNGTNATAALLNGGVAGTAGSNALNANNANANLAATSVGAANHSSAINSTDSPTKLREENERLSAEIHRLRKLLENSPEGAVGGVDLSDSNSCGDAHSTDGSGSMPQQRVDRLEAELRSAKSQIMTLRIERKKLRADKSELLAQVKQLCASLQDKEQELRDFIRNFQDRVRETETNNAKLTGDRERERWQLLKQARDEAERSLALAQQLNARDLQLQRLQDQLQEARRQLTGCLSDQESLLSFAPLTPPSAASAMINQMNATATANSAMRNDDSGRGNSNSLSAFSSSLSGGSGATAGDRNSCSNDSGLRNSSDRESTGGDLNFSDGTCENGPCITVDPDSISLVSSQNMYQYGTPKERSPTLSPLNSAAYSRSVEQLGSPVESDGPGAVARKFTPKTGTLSARNGRGGTWGSISRVFARSRNKNKALSADGTVELTPYLSDADYSWSPLSEEGYAEKLRLLRDAAQLPMERWRASQVLAWLEVALGMPQYSTRCAENVKSGKVLLELNDGELEAGLGLVHPMHRKKLRLAIEEQRRPELVRYPMITQLGHTWVASEWLPDIGLPQYADSFLHSLVDARMLDTLSKKELEKFLGVTRKFHQASIVHGIHVLRIVKYDRQTLAMRRVQSENVDTDPIVWTNQRFIRWARSIDLGEYAENLKDSGVHGGLVVLEPSFSGDTMATALGIPPSKNIIRRHLTTEFDALILPARYLVYCQMEEFQMDSTRQLILNQKQLGR
- the LOC120772533 gene encoding kazrin isoform X3; its protein translation is MQINGTSSGPTMAASEPPEPPPRNPDRINASLHKLSESKNIKSLDSSIATINEKTINNNKPLKPILSLDHGNSAVGNTTSFSNNAATATPASNSKGAIAASATTAITTTNISSTTNLSSGSTTLQSTTPAAPLVYTKRAAAAAAAATPATTATTTTVVDITSGVNTGDSVSPLSSNGSSSNQTLISPMTIDNQQHRLSFPNKNEVHAALMAQQQQQHLNGTNATAALLNGGVAGTAGSNALNANNANANLAATSVGAANHSSAINSTDSPTKLREENERLSAEIHRLRKLLENSPEGAVGGVDLSDSNSCGDAHSTDGSGSMPQQRVDRLEAELRSAKSQIMTLRIERKKLRADKSELLAQVKQLCASLQDKEQELRDFIRNFQDRVRETETNNAKLTGDRERERWQLLKQARDEAERSLALAQQLNARDLQLQRLQDQLQEARRQLTGCLSDQESLLSFAPLTPPSAASAMINQMNATATANSAMRNDDSGRGNSNSLSAFSSSLSGGSGATAGDRNSCSNDSGLRNSSDRESTGGDLNFSDGTCENGPCITVDPDSISLVSSQNMYQYGTPKERSPTLSPLNSAAYSRSVEQLGSPVESDGPGAVARKFTPKTGTLSARNGRGGTWGSISRVFARSRNKNKALSADGTVELTPYLSDADYSWSPLSEEGYAEKLRLLRDAAQLPMERWRASQVLAWLEVALGMPQYSTRCAENVKSGKVLLELNDGELEAGLGLVHPMHRKKLRLAIEEQRRPELVRYPMITQLGHTWVASEWLPDIGLPQYADSFLHSLVDARMLDTLSKKELEKFLGVTRKFHQASIVHGIHVLRIVKYDRQTLAMRRVQSENVDTDPIVWTNQRFIRWARSIDLGEYAENLKDSGVHGGLVVLEPSFSGDTMATALGIPPSKNIIRRHLTTEFDALILPARATLGQGIRSGCGIVPITGPGGLQHYATTDRRSNGALRSSLSKAFRFNTKSSRSGSSIGDRSSFGNSTSPTPSYSSSEGGGGIYATIGGHPPHSAPFYSTSTHHFPPPTTAPPPPPPSTSAPGLGAHIGGGGGGGNIFNYAPPGHRVSAPPVSSSSTAESMTDPNALYEQHRRVKSISDIGMSAGIAGSVGGAGMGATAATTTSTTGGTTASLKSAGSMGSSSGGGLGSRSDSIGGGGSGSAGGCASGSSGSPV